In Anabas testudineus chromosome 12, fAnaTes1.2, whole genome shotgun sequence, one genomic interval encodes:
- the zmiz2 gene encoding zinc finger MIZ domain-containing protein 2 isoform X2 codes for MSDTCLSELIEAQSASVVCIQIHVGARGNRESCKSTTNQPTRGNTNAQPKPGSDGPFLNDPVSWQPGTNQHAGSLSVVTTVWGVTNPTHSQMFGAPMGPGESSGGHMMPGGSPGMGAGMSSQFMAQQSYGDAVSKGYGQPVMYGRPSAAYNPGSAYGGSYSGNGGGAGLGVRPPSDFTQAAAAAVAAAAATATATATATVAAIQEKQNHELSYGQMGGPSPYSTQFLSHSGPRGPPGMNPGGMIPSRPGPPPSSGGLCPHPTQNQKMPQHGGYPSGQQGLKRPYHSEAFPVHQYSSGGMSGYPNPPLQYPTGPQQRCAPSPSYSSGRMPLMGQYSSGSLNPAQFPSGAGQPNPLQYYKSEPFNGQGNLSSGGAGGYNAFTQAAVSGPGRGGVMPGYPSSPMGGNPTPPMTPGTSIPPYLSPGQDTKPPYLPLDTKPNIHAQQPSTGNPSDDLRLTFPVRDGVVLEPFRLEHNLAVSNHAFQLRDSVYKTLMMRPDLELQLKCYHHEDRQMNTNWPASVQVSVNATPLSIERGDNKTSHKPLYLKQVCQPGRNTVQITVTACCCSHLFVLQLVHRPSVRSVLQGLMKKRLLPAEHCITKIKRNFSSGTIPGTPGLNGEDGVEQTAIKVSLKCPITFRRIQLPARGHDCRHIQCFDLESYLQLNCERGTWRCPVCNKTALLEGLEVDQYMLGILVYIQNSDYEEITIDPLCGWRPVPVKPDLHIKEEPDGPVLKRCRTVSPSHMVLPNVMEMIAALGPASSPYQSLTAGGRNTPDYNRPGNQEFSSQTGYTDFPNTPGTPTLAEYAGPPPPLPYQADQTPHSGRIEHSHNILQQHGSGVHGTQSLGSAGSPLPPRNNNSQNSRLQSEGSFGLGGLGAPGGEGADHALDLLPELTNPDELLSYLGPPDLPNNSSDDLLSLFENN; via the exons ATGTCTGATACCTGTTTGTCGGAATTAATAGAAGCACAGTCTGCATCTGTAGTGTGCATACAGATCCATGTTGGGGCAAGAGGGAACCGTGAAAGCTGCAAAAGcacaaccaaccaaccaactaGAGGAAACACAAACGCACAACCAAAACctgg CAGTGACGGCCCCTTCCTAAATGACCCAGTCTCCTGGCAACCAGGCACCAATCAGCACGCAGGATCTCTGTCTGTAGTAACCACAGTGTGGGGTGTGACCAATCCCACACACAGCCAG ATGTTTGGTGCACCCATGGGTCCGGGTGAGAGCTCCGGCGGTCACATGATGCCCGGTGGAAGCCCTGGTATGGGAGCAGGCATGAGCTCTCAGTTCATGGCCCAGCAGTCGTACGGAGACGCCGTGTCTAAAGGCTACGGCCAGCCAGTCATGTACGGACGTCCCAGCGCTGCGTACAACCCGGGCTCAGCCTACGGAGGAAG TTACTCTGGTAACGGCGGAGGTGCCGGCCTGGGCGTTCGTCCTCCTTCGGACTTTACTCaggctgctgccgctgctgttGCTGCCGCCGCTGCCACAGCAACTGCCACTGCTACGGCAACTGTTGCAGCAATACAGGAAAAACAGAACCACGAGCTGAGCTATGGACAG ATGGGTGGACCATCCCCTTACAGCACCCAGTTCCTGTCTCATTCGGGCCCCCGTGGCCCTCCTGGGATGAACCCTGGTGGGATGATCCCTTCCAGGCCTGGACCTCCACCTTCTTCTGGAGGACTATGTCCTCACCCCACCCAGAACCAGAAGATGCCCCAGCATGGAGGATATCCAAGTGGACAGCAAGGGCTCAAGAGGCCTTACCATTCAGAG GCTTTTCCAGTGCACCAGTACAGCTCGGGTGGAATGTCGGGGTACCCTAACCCTCCTCTGCAGTATCCTACTGGTCCACAGCAGCGATGTGCCCCCTCACCCTCCTACTCCTCTGGTCGAATGCCTCTAATGGGACAGTACAGTTCTGGATCACTGAACCCAGCACAGTTCCCTTCTGGAGCTGGTCAGCCGAATCCCCTACAGTACTATAAG TCGGAGCCATTCAATGGTCAGGGAAACTTGTCatcaggaggagcaggaggataCAATGCCTTCACACAGGCTGCAGTGAGCGGG CCAGGTCGGGGTGGAGTGATGCCCGGATATCCCAGCTCACCGATGGGAGGGAATCCCACCCCTCCAATGACACCGGGCACCTCCATACCTCCCTACCTGTCCCCTGGCCAGGACACAAAACCCCCCTACCTTCCACTGGACACCAAACCCAACATCCACGCCCAGCAGCCCTCTACAG GTAACCCCAGTGACGACCTGCGTCTGACGTTCCCGGTCCGAGATGGTGTCGTGTTGGAGCCGTTCAGACTGGAGCACAACCTGGCCGTCAGTAACCACGCCTTCCAGCTGAGAGACTCGGTCTACAAAACACTCATGATGAG ACCTGACCTGGAGCTGCAGCTCAAGTGTTACCACCACGAGGACCGACAGATGAACACTAACTGGCCTGCCTCTGTACAA GTTAGTGTCAACGCAACTCCTTTGTCCATAGAACGAGGTGACAACAAAACCTCGCACAAGCCGTTGTACCTTAAGCAGGTGTGCCAACCAGGTCGCAACACAGTGCAGATCACTGTAACAGCCTGCTGCTGT TCCCacctgtttgtgctgcagctggtcCACCGGCCGTCTGTCCGCTCCGTCCTGCAGGGTCTGATGAAGAAGAGGCTGCTGCCGGCCGAACACTGCATCACGAAGA TAAAGAGAAATTTCAGTAGCGGCACCATCCCCGGGACCCCCGGGTTGAACGGAGAGGACGGTGTAGAGCAGACGGCAATCAAAGTCTCTCTGAAGTGTCCGATCACGTTCAGACGAATCCAGCTGCCGGCTAGAGGCCATGACTGCAGACACATACAG tgtTTCGATCTGGAGTCTTATTTGCAACTGAATTGTGAAAGAGGAACCTGGAGGTGTCCTGTGTGCAA TAAAACAGCGTTGCTAGAGGGGCTAGAGGTTGACCAGTACATGCTCGGTATTCTTGTCTACATCCAGAA CTCTGACTACGAGGAGATCACCATAGACCCTCTGTGTGGTTGGAGGCCGGTACCCGTCAAACCAGACCTGCACATAAAGGAGGAGCCCGATGGCCCCGTCCTGAAACGCTGCCGCACCGTCAGCCCCAGTCACATGGTCCTGCCCAATGTGATGGAAATGATCGCCGCTCTTGGCCCGGCATCATCTCCGTACCAGAGTCTGACAGCAGGAGGCAGAAACACCCCCGACTACAACAGACCAG GGAACCAGGAATTCTCCAGCCAAACAGGATACACGGACTTCCCCAACACTCCTGGAACCCCAACACTAGCAGAGTACGCTGGACCGCCACCTCCACTCCCCTATCAGGCCGACCAG ACGCCTCATTCTGGACGAATCGAACACTCCCATAACATCCTGCAGCAGCACGGTTCAGGTGTTCATGGTACCCAGAGTCTCGGCAGCGCCGGCAGTCCTCTGCCACCGAGGAACAACAACTCCCAGAATTCCCGGCTGCAGAGCGAAGGCTCCTTTGGTCTTGGAGGCCTGGGAGCACCTGGAGGTGAAGGAGCCGATCATGCACTAGAT CTTCTTCCTGAGCTGACCAACCCAGACGAGCTGCTGTCCTACCTGGGTCCTCCTGACCTTCCCAACAACAGCAGTGATGACCTGCTGTCTCTGTTTGAGAACAACTGA